In a genomic window of Littorina saxatilis isolate snail1 linkage group LG6, US_GU_Lsax_2.0, whole genome shotgun sequence:
- the LOC138968852 gene encoding uncharacterized protein — protein sequence MASQEEVQALIAQFKVEGEALGKDGASLNKYVEDSLREERAARREALLKRENDIALQEKELAAARELKERELAEQAKIENLRQEKELAAARELKERELAEQAKIKERELAEQAKIENRRLDIEEEKANREAKLRADELVEKASRNKLANRPKIPYFDDKSDDIESYLYRFDKHAASLKWSNDEKALILPTLLRGRALNYFQELPVEDTNDYAKLSAHLLKRFKCTEEGFRTQFRSCKPESGETMHVFFSRMRRFFTRWTDMAGVGTDFALLCDLVLREQILSSCASSLVTFLKEDKHTTAQTMIDAAERYREAHPSQNLAAKGSSDPLLANVGIPSGRGGHSGSGGRGGHRFSKKNSQADTNPPTEQSSPDNKGGRGASQAGRGRGGQNYQRKCWWCQDTSHKLADCPKKMHTASVSVVTVEESSCSEDEQSVASVGFSGSDELPESIQTCEGTLNGSEVTVMLDSGCSTVGVRKSLVRDDQFTGKVQVCRQFSGDLVRLPIAIVSLDTPYFSGSVEACVIDNPVCDVILGRIQGCTFGCVEVTSAVQTRGQKAREERPFRPLLTAKVPQLDINAEKLSKMQRDDKTLHDLFEKVGQGKSEESSGCVVSFVVRDQLLYRKYYSKVNDEVVWQLVVPERLRESVLITAHDGLFGGHLGANSTFKRVSAFFFWPGYRQSIKDYCRSCDICQKTFPKGRVPSAPLQPLPVIEVPFSRVCIDLIGPIKPVSARGHQYALVLVDVATRYPEAVPLKSTTTEAVAEALLGIFTRTGLPDEVLSDLGTQFTSDVMREVMRLISVSQLHTTPYHPQTNGLCERFNGTLKSMVKKLMADRPKDWDRYLPFALFAYREIPQESTGYSPFELLYGRNPKGPSELLYHAWTDSSRENQQVPVSQYVQDLKEVLADSVSRAQKAVQNVSKKNRSYRSQKPRTILAGKKVLVLLPTEKNKMILRWRGPFQVIKRLNQCDYVVEISPGIEKVYHVNLLREYVSRNEDVGQNPVVASLGVISGSSAVEEVDIQKVKLQSVPTVQTENVDDVVYSPDLSMQAKQKVQAVFQKHQDKMTDLPGTCDLVQHVVRIPEGAVVNVKQYPLPFESQKVVEEEVKKMLDLDVIEPSISPFSSPIVLVKKKDGSTRFCIDFRHLNKITEFDAEPIPDPEVLFASLQGRQHFTKIDLAKGYWQIPMAESDRAKTAFRTPQGLYQFKKMPFGMSTAPSTFARMMKMLDLDRFKSVHFFDDVLVATEDWCEHLEALDGLLTELGKHGLTVRPSKVEAGFDSIEFLGHIVGEGSMRPVPSKVSKILNVSVPTTKKQVRSLVGLISFYRRYVPSFASIVSPLVELTKKNQPNKVRWSKECQMAFDRVKEILSSEPLVRLPDFSRPFTVRSDASSTGIGAALMQPDDDDVLHPVLYASRKLLERETRYSTVERECLALVWAVDKFHRYLFGSHFFVETDHRPLTYLRQSKTANGRLLRWALSLQEYSFTVVPIPGVRNFEADVLSRLTK from the coding sequence ATGGCATCTCAAGAAGAGGTTCAAGCTTTGATAGCGCAGTttaaggtggagggtgaagccTTAGGAAAGGATGGTGCATCACTGAACAAGTATGTGGAAGATAGTTTGCGTGAGGAAAGAGCAGCAAGAAGAGAAGCTTTGTTGAAAAGAGAAAATGATATTGCTCTTCAAGAAAAAGAACTCGCTGCTGCACGTgagcttaaagagagagagttagctgaACAAGCTAAGATTGAAAATCTTCGTCAAGAAAAAGAACTCGCTGCTGCACGTgagcttaaagagagagagttagctgaacaagctaagattaaagagagagagttagctgaACAAGCTAAGATTGAAAATCGTCGTCTCGATATTGAAGAAGAAAAGGCGAACAGGGAGGCAAAGTTGCGAGCAGACGAGTTGGTTGAAAAAGCAAGCAGGAATAAATTGGCCAATCGTCCCAAGATTCCCTATTTTGATGATAAATCAGATGACATTGAGAGTTATCTGTATCGCTTCGATAAGCACGCAGCTAGCTTGAAGTGGTCAAATGATGAGAAGGCTTTGATTTTGCCTACTCTACTCAGAGGTCGTGCTCTGAATTATTTTCAAGAGTTACCAGTAGAAGATACTAATGACTATGCCAAACTGTCAGCGCATTTGTTGAAGAGATTCAAATGTACTGAAGAGGGTTTCAGAACGCAGTTTCGCTCATGCAAACCTGAATCTGGTGAAACCATGCATGTCTTTTTCTCCCGCATGAGAAGATTTTTTACTAGATGGACAGATATGGCTGGAGTTGGCACAGATTTCGCTTTGCTCTGTGACTTGGTGCTCAGAGAGCAGATTCTGTCTAGTTGTGCGTCGTCTCTGGTTACTTTTCTGAAAGAAGACAAGCATACTACTGCTCAAACCATGATAGACGCAGCTGAAAGATACAGGGAAGCACATCCTAGTCAAAACCTAGCAGCAAAAGGTTCTAGTGATCCTCTGTTGGCTAATGTCGGTATTCCAAGTGGGAGAGGAGGTCATTCAGGGTCAGGTGGTCGAGGTGGTCACAGGTTTTCTAAGAAGAATAGTCAGGCTGACACAAACCCACCGACAGAACAAAGCTCTCCTGATAATAAGGGTGGCAGAGGTGCTAGTCAAGCTGGTAGAGGTAGAGGTGGTCAGAACTATCAGAGGAAGTGTTGGTGGTGTCAAGATACTTCGCACAAGTTGGCAGATTGTCCCAAAAAAATGCATACTGCTTCAGTATCCGTTGTCACTGTTGAGGAGTCCAGCTGTAGTGAAGACGAGCAGTCTGTGGCGTCAGTAGGATTTTCAGGTAGTGATGAACTTCCCGAGTCTATTCAGACATGTGAAGGTACCTTAAATGGTAGTGAGGTCACGGTCATGTTGGATAGTGGGTGTTCCACGGTTGGGGTCAGGAAGTCCCTAGTGAGAGATGATCAGTTTACTGGGAAGGTACAGGTGTGTAGACAGTTCAGTGGGGATTTGGTTCGGTTGCCCATTGCGATTGTGAGTCTGGATACACCATACTTTTCTGGAAGTGTTGAGGCATGTGTGATCGACAATCCAGtatgtgacgtcattttgggAAGAATACAGGGatgtacatttggatgtgtcgagGTTACTAGCGCAGTCCAGACAAGAGGTCAAAAAGCTAGAGAAGAACGTCCTTTTAGACCGCTGTTGACCGCTAAAGTTCCCCAACTTGATATCAATGCTGAGAAACTGTCCAAAATGCAAAGGGATGACAAAACGTTGCATGATCTGTTCGAGAAAGTTGGCCAAGGAAAATCGGAAGAGTCGTCTGGTTGTGTGGTGTCGTTTGTTGTGAGGGACCAGTTGTTATATCGAAAGTACTACTCCAAGGTCAACGATGAAGTGGTTTGGCAGCTAGTTGTTCCTGAACGCTTGCGCGAGTCTGTTTTGATCACTGCCCATGACGGTTTGTTTGGTGGTCATTTAGGCGCGAACAGTACGTTCAAAAGGGTGTCCGCATTCTTCTTTTGGCCTGGTTATCGGCAGTCGATCAAGGATTACTGCAGATCATGTGATATCTGTCAGAAAACCTTTCCCAAAGGTAGAGTTCCTTCGGCACCTTTGCAACCACTGCCTGTGATAGAAGTCCCATTTTCCCGAGTTTGCATTGATCTGATTGGACCGATTAAACCAGTGTCAGCTCGTGGTCATCAGTACGCTTTGGTGTTGGTGGATGTTGCGACACGCTATCCGGAAGCAGTACCCTTGAAATCAACGACCACAGAAGCAGTAGCGGAAGCTTTGTTGGGCATTTTCACCCGGACGGGTTTACCAGATGAGGTTCTCTCAGATCTAGGTACACAATTCACATCTGATGTCATGCGAGAGGTGATGAGATTGATATCGGTATCGCAGTTGCACACGACTCCTTATCATCCCCAGACGAATGGTCTCTGTGAAAGGTTCAATGGAACTTTGAAATCCATGGTGAAGAAGTTGATGGCAGATAGACCTAAGGATTGGGATAGATATTTGCCTTTTGCGTTGTTCGCATACAGAGAAATCCCACAGGAGTCTACAGGGTACTCACCTTTTGAACTTCTGTACGGTAGAAACCCAAAAGGACCGTCGGAACTGCTGTATCATGCGTGGACCGATAGCAGTCGGGAGAATCAGCAGGTTCCAGTGTCACAGTATGTGCAGGATTTGAAAGAGGTCTTGGCTGACAGTGTTAGTAGAGCACAGAAGGCTGTTCAGAATGTATCAAAGAAGAACAGATCATACAGATCTCAGAAGCCAAGAACGATACTCGCTGGAAAGAAAGTCTTAGTCTTACTTCCAACTGAGAAGAACAAAATGATACTACGCTGGCGAGGTCCATTTCAGGTGATCAAAAGACTGAATCAATGTGATTACGTTGTAGAAATTTCACCTGGGATCGAGAAAGTGTACCATGTCAACTTGCTCAGGGAGTATGTGTCTAGGAATGAAGATGTTGGTCAGAACCCAGTTGTTGCCTCATTGGGAGTGATCAGTGGGTCCAGTGCAGTAGAGGAGGTAGACATTCAGAAAGTCAAACTACAGTCAGTTCCTACAGTTCAGACTGAGAATGTAGATGATGTGGTCTATAGTCCTGACTTGTCTatgcaggcaaaacaaaaagtgcaggCGGTGTTTCAGAAGCATCAGGACAAAATGACGGATTTGCCTGGTACTTGTGACCTAGTGCAGCATGTGGTGAGGATTCCTGAAGGTGCTGTGGTCAATGTGAAACAGTATCCGTTACCATTTGAGTCTCAGAAGGTGGTTgaagaagaagtgaagaagATGTTAGATCTAGACGTAATAGAGCCGTCTATTTCTCCGTTCTCGTCTCCTATTGTTCTAGTCAAGAAGAAGGACGGAAGTACTCGTTTTTGCATCGATTTCAGACACCTCAATAAGATTACGGAGTTTGACGCTGAGCCAATACCGGATCCGGAAGTTCTGTTTGCTTCATTGCAGGGCAGGCAGCATTTCACGAAGATTGATCTGGCTAAGGGCTATTGGCAAATTCCGATGGCAGAGTCTGATCGAGCAAAAACGGCTTTTCGTACCCCTCAAGGTCTATATCAGTTCAAGAAGATGCCGTTCGGAATGAGTACAGCACCAAGTACTTTCGCgaggatgatgaagatgttggatCTGGATAGGTTCAAATCTgttcatttctttgatgacgtacttGTAGCCACAGAAGACTGGTGTGAGCATCTAGAGGCACTTGACGGACTGTTGACAGAACTGGGAAAACATGGGTTGACTGTGAGACCGTCGAAAGTAGAGGCAGGGTTTGACTCTATTGAGTTTTTGGGTCACATAGTTGGGGAGGGTAGCATGCGTCCAGTTCCCTCCAAAGTGTCCAAAATCTTGAATGTCTCTGTCccaaccacaaagaaacaagtccggTCATTGGTAGGGCTCATCAGTTTCTATAGGCGCTATGTCCCAAGCTTCGCGTCTATTGTGTCCCCCCTGGTAGAACTCACAAAGaagaaccaaccaaacaaagttcGTTGGTCAAAAGAGTGTCAGATGGCTTTTGACAGGGTCAAAGAAATATTGTCGTCTGAACCACTGGTGAGATTGCCAGACTTTTCCAGGCCGTTCACAGTGCGGTCGGATGCATCCTCCACGGGGATTGGAGCAGCCCTGATGCAGCCTGATGATGACGACGTCCTTCATCCAGTTCTGTATGCCAGCAGAAAACTGCTGGAAAGAGAAACCAGATACTCTACTGTGGAGAGAGAGTGCCTAGCGTTGGTGTGGGCAGTTGACAAATTCCATCGCTACTTGTTTGGCTCACATTTCTTTGTTGAGACTGATCACAGACCGTTGACGTACTTACGACAGTCCAAAACTGCCAACGGCCGACTGTTGCGATGGGCTCTGTCTCTCCAAGAGTATTCATTCACAGTAGTGCCAATTCCTGGAGTCAGGAATTTTGAGGCTGATGTGTTGTCACGCTTGACGAAGTGA